The following are from one region of the Streptomyces tuirus genome:
- a CDS encoding DUF6338 family protein: MPHAPTTVAQVVIVLLLVLPGVTYQFVRERAHGLAPGHRDLGERVLRAVTAGIALDTVYVLLAGPWLVHLVYDRRNGWLAGAAETPRVAAVAAATLLIAVPALAAWFASWLRSRGSGSAYDPTPTAWDWIFQRRGHCLVRARLKSGRWIGGYYGEDSYTSSYPEAADLYLQTAWALSATGLFERPLEHSGGIYIRMDDVEYLDFIEVPPVSADGDATSDRNSTAVGPQREEGLPARRQTAGADPGSAHTSSDH; this comes from the coding sequence ATGCCGCACGCGCCCACAACAGTCGCCCAGGTAGTGATCGTTCTTCTGTTGGTGCTTCCCGGCGTGACCTACCAGTTCGTCCGCGAACGCGCCCATGGCCTGGCCCCGGGGCACAGGGACCTGGGAGAACGCGTGCTCCGAGCGGTGACGGCGGGCATCGCTCTCGACACCGTCTACGTCTTACTCGCAGGCCCTTGGTTGGTGCACCTGGTGTACGACCGTCGTAACGGCTGGCTGGCGGGCGCGGCAGAGACTCCGCGGGTCGCGGCCGTGGCAGCGGCAACCCTGTTGATAGCGGTTCCGGCTCTGGCCGCGTGGTTCGCGTCCTGGCTGCGCTCGCGCGGCAGCGGGTCGGCCTATGACCCGACGCCCACGGCGTGGGACTGGATCTTCCAGCGCCGGGGCCACTGCCTGGTGCGGGCGCGGCTGAAGAGCGGCCGCTGGATCGGCGGGTACTACGGCGAGGACTCCTACACGTCGAGCTACCCGGAAGCCGCGGACCTGTATCTGCAGACCGCTTGGGCTCTGTCCGCCACCGGACTGTTCGAACGCCCGCTGGAGCATTCCGGCGGGATCTATATTCGGATGGACGATGTGGAGTATCTCGACTTCATCGAAGTACCTCCCGTGAGCGCGGACGGAGACGCGACCAGTGACCGAAACTCGACCGCGGTTGGACCCCAACGGGAAGAGGGGCTACCGGCCCGTCGGCAGACGGCCGGAGCCGACCCAGGCTCCGCCCACACCTCCTCCGACCACTGA